The Ooceraea biroi isolate clonal line C1 chromosome 1, Obir_v5.4, whole genome shotgun sequence genome has a window encoding:
- the LOC105285370 gene encoding aminopeptidase N-like — MTIIKGLLIALLLVAGHSVPLQDDVKVADNEVEESRVEESEKYRLPKQVEPMHYDVKLIPHIVEDNFTTNGEMSIDVKVREPTNIIALHTVDITVDEPWTNLMHKSEEENADPVQTYVPKQHHYDSETQILTIRFEELLDLGTYTLHLKFAGILADDDRGFYRTFYTDDDGNKVWLAMTHFQPVRARQAFPCWDEPAIKATFKFSIKHYPNYTSLSNMPSMRTNVDESDGKVWTHFETTPLMSTNILGFVIADYDHVSNLDDTIRIWAPKKLLQYAPSRLEIAETAMREFEKYTNSSVHVPKMDHVTSPHYTSRATENWGMIVYKDAVLLSDERKGPIYSRLNNLLTLTHELAHQWFGNLVSPAWWQYLWLSEGTSTYLKYLIADKLIKDWRIMDCFVVDNVHYLFDLDSYPSRYQPRPINVNVTSHLDIHYARSYSNTYMKSAIILHMIANVLTQDVFRNGLIRYLEAHEYGSVTPDDLWKALQDAVDESDVPHNDFKVKEVMYTWFEQAGYPIVTIERDYATGKIKATQKKFQYDPLELNITNAESDEAWWIPINFATQSNLDFSSTLPTHWLKPQDENLTIEGVDVNDWIIVNKQLTGFYLVNYDITNWKRIAAFLNSDDYDKIAPLNRAQIINDAFYMFKSKQLDIITYMEIVNYLWREEDPVVWKPVFTFFDNFDNLRYIIGLMDRLREHIGLDDHPDDNPLTEYVRAQFFNYACMYGDPICRAAATTKLLAYLQDPAANRLLYDSRYSIICFGLMTVNESVWNQVQPVLNKSDNNFMGCSTNLDILQKQLTFNVSSWFSAFNMFSRMLKDPSNVDKAIDLFINNFANISRLEPNPDVMEYHMTIIQFIDKCNNEDQLQKMEAFAKQHGLRINNDLTKRRDRIPKIKNTLSEIRNAFEKKQFSVAMHFADNTLSTD; from the exons TGGCGAGATGAGTATCGACGTCAAAGTGCGCGAACCGACGAACATCATCGCGTTACACACCGTGGACATCACGGTGGATGAACCGTGGACCAACCTAATGCACAAGAGTGAAGAGGAGAACGCGGATCCCGTACAAACCTACGTTCCCAAGCAACATCATTATGACTCGGAGACGCAGATCTTGACTATACGATTCGAGGAGCTGCTGGATCTTGGAACTTACACGCTGCATCTCAAGTTTGCCGGTATACTCGCGGATGATGATCGCGGATTTTACAGGACTTTCTataccgacgacgacggaaaTAAGGT GTGGCTGGCGATGACGCATTTCCAACCGGTCAGGGCACGACAGGCGTTCCCATGCTGGGACGAACCTGCGATAAAAGCGACCTTCAAATTCTCCATAAAGCACTACCCTAATTACACGTCTTTGTCGAATATGCCGTCCATGCGAACAAACGTCGACGAGAGCGATGGTAAAGTGTGGACTCATTTCGAGACCACGCCGCTGATGTCCACCAACATACTGGGATTCGTGATCGCCGATTACGATCACGTTTCTAATCTCGATGATACCATAAGGATATGGGCTCCCAAGAAACTTCTTCAGTATGCCCCATCTCGCCTCGAGATCGCCGAGACGGCGATGCGGGAATTCGAGAAGTATACCAACAGCTCCGTCCACGTGCCGAAGATGGACCACGTCACCTCACCTCATTATACGAGCAGAGCCACTGAAAACTGGGGCATGATTGTTTACAA GGATGCCGTATTACTCTCAGATGAGAGGAAAGGTCCGATCTATTCAAGGTTGAACAATCTCTTAACGCTTACTCATGAGTTGGCGCATCAATGGTTCGGGAATCTCGTTAGTCCAGCTTGGTGGCAATACCTTTGGTTGAGCGAGGGTACATCGACGTACCTGAAGTATCTCATTGCTGACAAG ttgatcaaAGACTGGCGGATAATGGATTGCTTTGTGGTGGATAATGTTCATTATTTGTTCGATCTAGATTCCTACCCATCTAGATACCAACCCAGGCCAATTAATGTAAATGTTACTAGTCATCTGGATATTCACTATGCACGAAGTTATagtaatacatatatgaaaa GTGCTATCATCCTGCACATGATAGCAAATGTTTTAACACAGGACGTATTTCGAAATGGTCTAATAAGATACCTGGAAGCACA TGAATACGGCAGCGTTACGCCAGACGATTTATGGAAAGCACTGCAGGATGCTGTCGATGAATCGGACGTACCACATAACGACTTTAAAGTGAAAGAAGTAATGTATACTTGGTTCGAACAGGCGGGATATCCCATAGTGACCATCGAACGGGATTATGCTACAGGCAAGATCAAGGCGACgcagaaaaaatttcaatatgaTCCATTAGAATTGAATATCACCAATGCTGAGAGCGACGAAGCATGGTGGATCCCTATAAATTTTGCGACTCAAAGTAACTTGGACTTTTCGTCAACGCTGCCCACACATTGGCTAAAACCGCAGGACGAGAATTTAACGATCGAAGGAGTGGACGTTAACGACTGGATTATTGTGAACAAACAATTAACAG gtTTTTATCTCGTAAATTACGATATAACCAACTGGAAACGGATCGCTGCTTTCCTCAATTCCGACGATTACGACAAGATCGCACCTCTGAATCGTGCACAAATCATTAACGACGCTTTCTATATGTTTAAGTCTAAACAGTTAGACATTATTACTTATAtggaaattgttaattatctaTGGCGTGAAGAGGATCCCGTCGTATGGAAACCggtctttacattttttgataACTTCGATAACTTA cGATATATCATCGGTCTGATGGATAGATTGCGTGAACATATCGGTTTGGATGATCATCCTGATGACAATCCCTTGACTGAATACGTTAGAGCCCAATTTTTTAACTATGCTTGTATGTATGGAGACCCGATATGTCGAGCTGCAGCTACTACTAAATTACTTGCCTATTTACAAGATCCAGCCGCAAACAG ACTCTTATACGATTCAAGATATTCGATCATCTGCTTTGGTTTGATGACGGTGAATGAGTCAGTCTGGAATCAGGTTCAGCCAGTACTCAACAAGTCAGATAATAACTTCATGGGCTGTTCGACAAATTTGGACATTCTGCAGAAGcaattaacttttaacgttAGCAGTTGGTTCAGTGCCTTCAATATGTTTTCCCGCATGCTGAAGGATCCATCAAATGTAGACAAAGCAATTGATCTTTTCATTAATAACTTCGCCAATATTTCCAGACTTGAACC taATCCAGATGTAATGGAGTATCACATGACTATTATTCAGTTCATTGACAAGTGTAACAACGAAGATCAGCTACAGAag ATGGAAGCATTTGCTAAACAACACGGACTTAGGATAAACAACGATTTAACTAAGAGGAGAGATAGAATacctaaaattaaaaatactttatcgGAAATCCGTAACGCTTTcgaaaagaaacaattttctgtCGCAATGCACTTCGCAGACAATACGTTAAGTACGGATTAA